In Erigeron canadensis isolate Cc75 chromosome 7, C_canadensis_v1, whole genome shotgun sequence, one DNA window encodes the following:
- the LOC122609332 gene encoding uncharacterized protein LOC122609332, whose translation MKYLEIPLMEIRRATNYFDDACIVGSGGFGTVYKGVLNVLEIQSVPSIKGKSKDELPRVSKTVAIKRLSKKGDEQAEKGFQTEIELLTSYNHPNVVSLLGFYREANEMILIYEFASKGSLSDYLRSKLSLTWSHRIQICLQVAQGINYLHTNTIIHRDIKSQNILLDENLNAKVADFGLSTLRPTADGGKSTILTQNLAGTEVYMDPEYLATNKYKKESDIYSFGVVLFEVLSGKMAFDSTYMRENDYGLAPIVRRRFNDGTLMDLIDPKMLEDDEHTFTLNKGPTQNSYNLFSKVGYECLAKTQAERPKMEDVIKTLQDALEVQGETVVLSKFRLSSIVSATQNFTKTYMGSDIYSKVYKAQLDLFGSNSLLATKGKNTGEEPSIGVAIKHISGRVDEYEEWYFSEIEMHTRFKHPNVVPLLGICYEGDNMLLVFEHASDESLDDYLRDDTDCWKKISNTDNMSKHTWIERLHQCLGIAHGINHLHTLTDQGKQDIIHIDIRSANILLGKSREAKIAYFGFSKLLPPNQEASTDTTNDNVRTKVYCCPAEYQKTDELKKQSDIYSFGVVLFEIFCGRLAYDPIYIVENDNGLATIARRCFGDGTIMKMIDPALKEESVEDILTSNREPILDSVAAYIRIANQCLAENQAERPTMEIVIKELERALNIQENFIKALQISLKDVEFATGNFSQKNCFGSGGYWKAYKGELRHSNAKLASASASASASKSVDPSSSAGASDANANTTFIVAKRWDSKTTQGDHQFRTELSVIIKRKHENIIRLVGYCHEMDERIIVYEQASKGGLNIYLNDATLTWMTRLKICIDVARALEFLHGGDGMLKKVVHRNIQSSAILLYDDWKAKISNLEISSLESLQQDMEHVNNNTYGALGYLDPVYKKGYLTEKSDIYSYGVVMFEILCGQLAWSEGFEDHSESLGPLAKRNYEEGKLDEMVFKGIKEQIGPESMAIYADIAYQCLHDIGDKRPTAGEVVLQLNKVLDLQNCFRYRWVLSSLILYVHVTGLNALLLNRVDLDQLIYRVLQSGHSRHNRRVWDTGGNDRVFSVASCGKFHQKSVGHA comes from the exons ATGAAATATTTGGAGATTCCGTTGATGGAAATAAGGCGTGCCACCAATTATTTTGATGACGCATGTATTGTAGGGTCTGGTGGGTTTGGTACAGTGTACAAAGGAGTACTCAATGTTTTAGAAATCCAAAGTGTGCCGTCAATTAAAGGGAAATCTAAAGATGAACTTCCTAGGGTGAGTAAAACTGTTGCAATTAAACGGCTCTCAAAGAAAGGAGATGAACAAGCTGAAAAAGGATTTCAAACTGAAATTGAATTGCTTACAAGTTATAACCATCCAAACGTAGTCTCTCTTCTTGGATTTTATAGAGAAGCCAATGAAATGATTCTTATTTATGAGTTTGCTTCAAAAGGAAGCCTCAGTGATTATCTACGAAGCAAACTCAGTCTTACTTGGTCGCACAGAATACAAATTTGCCTTCAAGTTGCTCAAGGAATTAATTACCTTCACACTAACACGATAATACATCGAGATATAAAGAGTCAGAACATTTTGTTGGACGAGAATCTAAATGCAAAGGTTGCTGACTTTGGGCTCTCCACATTACGCCCTACGGCCGATGGAGGAAAGAGCACTATTCTTACCCAAAATCTTGCAGGCACAGAAGTGTACATGGATCCAGAATATCTTGcgacaaacaaatataaaaaggaATCTGATATTTATTCTTTTGGAGTGGTTTTATTTGAGGTGCTGTCTGGTAAAATGGCTTTTGATAGTACTTACATGAGGGAGAATGACTATGGACTTGCTCCCATTGTGCGGAGACGGTTCAACGATGGAACATTGATGGATTTAATTGATCCTAAAATGTTGGAAGATGATGAACACACTTTTACTCTAAATAAAGGACCCACTCAAAATTCTTAtaatttgttttcaaaagttGGATATGAATGTCTGGCAAAAACTCAAGCAGAACGTCCAAAAATGGAGGATGTCATAAAAACACTTCAAGATGCATTAGAGGTTCAA GGGGAAACCGTGGTACTCTCAAAGTTTCGACTCAGTAGCATTGTGTCCGCAACCCAGAATTTTACCAAAACATACATGGGGTCAGATATATACAGTAAGGTGTACAAGGCACAACTCGATCTATTTGGAAGTAACAGTTTGCTGGCAACAAAAGGGAAGAATACCGGTGAAGAACCGTCCATCGGTGTAGCTATTAAACATATCTCAGGTAGAGTAGATGAGTATGAAGAATGGTATTTTTCAGAAATTGAAATGCATACTAGATTTAAGCATCCCAACGTAGTCCCTCTTCTTGGCATTTGCTACGAAGGCGATAATATGCTTCTTGTTTTTGAGCATGCTTCTGATGAAAGCCTTGATGACTATCTGAGAGACGACACTGATTGTTGGAAAAA AATTTCCAACACTGATAACATGAGTAAGCATACATGGATAGAGCGTCTACATCAGTGTCTTGGGATTGCACATGGAATCAATCATCTACACACCCTCACGGACCAGGGCAAGCAAGACATCATACACATTGATATAAGGAGTGCCAACATTCTGCTTGGAAAGAGTAGGGAAGCGAAGATTGCTTACTTTGGGTTCTCGAAATTACTCCCACCAAATCAAGAGGCGAGCACCGACACCACAAATGATAACGTACGCACAAAAGTGTACTGCTGCCCTGCAGAATATCAAAAGACTGATGAACTGAAAAAACAATCAGATATCTACTCCTTTGGAGTGGTGCTGTTTGAGATCTTTTGTGGGAGGTTAGCGTATGATCCAATTTACATAGTTGAAAATGACAATGGGCTTGCAACCATTGCTCGCCGATGCTTCGGTGATGGAACAATAATGAAAATGATAGATCCTGCGCTAAAGGAAGAAAGTGTAGAAGACATATTAACTTCAAATAGAGAACCTATTTTAGATTCCGTGGCCGCATATATAAGAATTGCCAATCAATGTTTGGCAGAAAATCAAGCAGAGCGTCCAACCATGGAAATTGTCATCAAAGAACTAGAGAGAGCTCTTAACAttcaa GAAAACTTCATAAAAGCTCTCCAAATTTCATTGAAAGACGTTGAATTTGCCACAGGGAACTTTAGTCAAAAGAATTGTTTTGGAAGTGGGGGATATTGGAAGGCATACAAAGGAGAACTTCGGCATTCTAATGCTAAGTTAGCTAGTGCCAGTGCCAGTGCCAGTGCCAGTAAGAGTGTCGATCCCAGTTCTAGTGCCGGTGCCAGTGACGCCAATGCCAACACAACTTTCATTGTTGCAAAACGGTGGGATAGCAAGACTACTCAAGGAGATCATCAATTTCGGACAGAACTGAGTGTTATTATCAAACGTAAACATGAGAATATCATTCGTCTCGTAGGCTATTGTCATGAAATGGATGAAAGGATAATCGTTTATGAGCAAGCATCTAAGGGAGGtctcaatatatatttgaatgatGCTACTTTAACATGGATGACGAGGCTCAAGATATGCATAGATGTTGCACGCGCATTGGAATTTCTTCATGGAGGTGATGGAATGCTAAAGAAGGTAGTACATAGGAACATCCAAAGCTCTgccattttactatatgatGACTGGAAGgcaaaaatttcaaatttggaGATATCATCACTAGAGTCACTACAACAGGACATGGAACATGTGAACAATAATACTTATGGTGCATTAGGCTATCTTGACCCCGTATATAAAAAAGGTTACTTAACAGAAAAATCAGATATATATTCGTATGGTGTCGTTATGTTTGAGATATTGTGTGGACAATTGGCTTGGTCTGAAGGCTTTGAAGATCACTCTGAGTCTCTTGGCCCTTTGGCTAAAAGGAACTATGAAGAAGGAAAACTTGATGAGATGGTGTTTAAGGGTATAAAGGAACAAATAGGTCCTGAATCGATGGCAATTTATGCAGATATCGCGTATCAATGCTTGCATGATATCGGAGACAAACGGCCAACGGCAGGCGAAGTAGTATTACAACTCAACAAAGTATTGGACCTTCAA AACTGTTTTCGTTACAGATGGGTATTGTCAAGTTTGATTCTGTATGTGCATGTAACAGGGTTGAATGCATTACTTCTTAATCGGGTTGACCTTGACCAACTAATATATCGGGTCCTACAATCGGGCCACTCTCGCCATAATAGGCGGGTTTGGGATACTGGAGGGAACGACCGGGTATTTTCAGTGGCCTCCTGCGGAAAATTCCACCAAAAATCTGTTGGGCATGCCTGA